A window of Ardenticatena maritima contains these coding sequences:
- a CDS encoding SDR family oxidoreductase, which produces MTPPIVLLTGAAGVLGRALLRHAPITLRVVATQRQTPVPWPYVETIDLAEREQVFRLFAQRRPNIVLHTAAGFRDETLARDVEAATQNIALAAAEFGSALIHISTDLVFDGKHAPYDEQALPHPIHPYGRAKAVAEAIVREHVPSAAIVRTSLILDINLPDRNSAWVIQALRRGEPVSLFVDELRCPIPADDLARQLWELVRLPTEQRAGVWHLVGPEALSRYALGLLLAVRHGLPTTPIRAAFNREFPTPRPRDVRLLSSRAATLTTRARGATEYLII; this is translated from the coding sequence ATGACCCCGCCCATCGTTCTGTTGACTGGTGCCGCCGGTGTTTTGGGGCGTGCTTTGCTTCGCCACGCCCCGATTACGTTGCGCGTGGTTGCCACACAACGCCAAACCCCCGTCCCTTGGCCCTACGTCGAAACGATAGACCTTGCCGAGCGCGAGCAGGTATTCCGCCTGTTTGCGCAACGACGCCCCAACATTGTTCTGCACACCGCCGCCGGCTTCCGCGATGAAACACTGGCGCGTGACGTAGAAGCGGCGACCCAAAACATCGCGCTTGCCGCCGCTGAGTTTGGTTCGGCGCTCATTCACATAAGCACCGATTTGGTCTTCGACGGCAAACACGCCCCCTACGACGAGCAGGCGCTCCCCCACCCCATTCACCCCTACGGGCGCGCCAAAGCCGTCGCCGAAGCCATCGTGCGCGAACACGTCCCCTCAGCGGCAATTGTGCGCACCTCGCTCATCCTCGACATCAACCTACCCGACCGCAACAGCGCCTGGGTGATACAGGCGTTGCGACGTGGTGAACCGGTGTCGCTTTTCGTGGATGAGTTGCGTTGCCCCATTCCCGCCGATGATTTGGCGCGCCAACTGTGGGAACTCGTCCGCCTTCCCACCGAACAACGCGCCGGCGTCTGGCATCTCGTTGGTCCAGAAGCGTTGAGCCGCTACGCGCTGGGGCTTTTGCTGGCGGTGCGCCACGGCTTGCCGACAACGCCCATTCGCGCCGCCTTCAACCGCGAGTTTCCCACACCCCGCCCGCGCGACGTGCGCCTGCTCTCATCACGCGCCGCCACACTGACAACACGGGCGCGCGGCGCAACCGAGTACCTGATTATCTGA
- a CDS encoding ATP-binding protein, which yields MTLFLRFLGPPQIEQAGQNVPLRQNKGIALLAYVGLADAPIPRERLLALFWPESAPDAARKNLRNLLWELRRTLGEESLQTENDALALAPHVRVDARLLADAAQAARTGHLPPNAADIAALYRGPFLDGLTLREAPDVELWIAMTRERLQQDAVRLLETLLTTARQAGDWRAVAQWAQHALAIDPLHEPMHQALMEAYARLGDRAGALAQYDRLRRLLRNELGVAPLESTDDLANAIRDGRISSLTALPPSEMPPPAVNTPLTQQQPPLEQPPLVGRDAELAALDNAWRATAVGGFAVATLEGELGIGKTRLWQEWAARLPDETALLAAHGLEATQHIPLAPIAMLLRRPDIWQTLHTHSATLPTLTALRHLLPDFLPAGAASNAPLPPAEGRLHLFDALLHALTIATQPRKQVVFVLDDAHWADPSTLAFLTYLAERRPWQRLFLVLALRPEDATPDLNHHIAHWARLGVLAARVTLPHLDADTAAELIKALGGSHPHAEELIRRSGGNPYFLLELLRTDGHDVPPHLRALIAARLERLTGTSRQVAQAAAILDGDFDFDLLRHTAGRSEEETLDALDTLLQRGILREQNGRYEFTHPLIAEVLRSNLSTARQSFLHRRAAQALERRYAGRVAGMAGRIAAHYARAGRPEEAAAWYETAGRHAFSLAAVTEAVTFLREAMRLSPTPQRAIALGMALAHSGRHEEAHALLERIVAEAEQRGDQRTLAEAALTLAQIHLGIGGGDAILHWAQRALHAGIHDDPLIQARLHFTIGAALLRLSPSLEQAEHHLRQALTLAEEQNALVVAIQALFELGNLFAERGDYETALHHYEQVLERAEALDLRFYQVLALNNLAYHHALNGNLSAAQEALERAFALATAHSISEPLQYLHSTRGELALLAGDVQAAREAFLTALDAAHAIGNQLHEANIHLQLGRLLLEHDHDAQTALEHFTQARALLGETVAFHFQRLLELWTARALLALGDHESAARQVAHVRALLHASDRRPLQSLLESIQTLLPCQP from the coding sequence ATGACACTTTTTTTGCGCTTTCTCGGACCGCCACAGATTGAACAGGCTGGGCAAAACGTGCCACTTCGCCAGAACAAAGGCATCGCCCTGCTGGCGTATGTGGGGCTGGCGGACGCCCCCATCCCGCGAGAGCGCCTGCTGGCGCTCTTCTGGCCTGAAAGCGCCCCCGACGCCGCCCGCAAAAATCTGCGCAACCTGCTCTGGGAACTTCGCCGCACGCTGGGCGAAGAGAGCCTGCAAACCGAAAACGACGCGCTCGCCCTCGCGCCCCATGTGCGCGTGGACGCCCGTCTCCTCGCCGACGCCGCCCAAGCCGCCCGCACGGGACACCTGCCACCCAACGCCGCCGACATCGCCGCCCTCTACCGTGGTCCCTTTCTCGACGGGCTGACACTGCGCGAAGCCCCCGACGTGGAACTCTGGATTGCCATGACGCGCGAGCGCCTGCAACAAGACGCCGTGCGCCTGCTCGAAACCTTGCTCACCACGGCACGCCAAGCCGGCGATTGGCGCGCCGTCGCGCAATGGGCGCAACACGCCCTTGCCATAGACCCCCTGCACGAACCCATGCATCAGGCGCTCATGGAAGCCTACGCCCGCCTGGGCGACCGTGCAGGCGCTTTGGCGCAGTACGACCGCTTGCGCCGTCTCTTGCGCAATGAACTCGGCGTCGCCCCGCTTGAAAGTACCGACGACCTGGCAAACGCCATTCGCGACGGGCGCATTTCATCGCTCACAGCACTGCCCCCAAGCGAAATGCCGCCGCCCGCCGTCAACACGCCCCTCACCCAGCAGCAACCGCCGCTCGAACAGCCGCCGCTCGTCGGGCGTGACGCCGAACTTGCCGCACTCGACAACGCCTGGCGCGCCACCGCCGTCGGCGGGTTTGCGGTTGCCACACTGGAAGGCGAACTGGGCATCGGCAAAACGCGGCTCTGGCAAGAATGGGCGGCGCGCCTGCCCGATGAAACGGCGCTGCTCGCCGCCCACGGACTTGAAGCCACCCAACACATCCCCCTCGCGCCGATTGCCATGCTCTTGCGCCGCCCTGACATCTGGCAAACACTCCACACCCACAGCGCAACGCTGCCCACGCTCACAGCCTTGCGCCACCTGTTGCCCGATTTTCTGCCGGCGGGTGCGGCTTCAAACGCCCCTCTGCCCCCCGCCGAAGGGCGTTTGCACCTTTTCGACGCGCTTCTCCACGCCCTCACCATCGCCACACAACCGCGCAAACAGGTGGTTTTTGTGCTGGACGACGCCCACTGGGCGGACCCCTCTACACTCGCGTTCCTCACCTACCTGGCGGAACGCCGCCCGTGGCAGCGGCTCTTCCTGGTGCTGGCACTGCGCCCCGAAGACGCCACACCCGACCTCAACCACCACATCGCGCACTGGGCGCGGCTGGGCGTTCTCGCCGCCCGCGTCACCCTGCCACACCTCGACGCCGACACAGCCGCAGAACTCATCAAGGCGCTTGGCGGTTCACACCCCCACGCCGAAGAACTGATACGCCGCAGCGGCGGCAACCCCTACTTTCTGCTTGAACTGCTGCGCACCGACGGGCACGACGTTCCGCCGCACTTGCGCGCCCTCATCGCCGCCCGTCTGGAACGCCTCACGGGCACATCCCGCCAGGTTGCGCAAGCCGCCGCCATTCTCGACGGCGATTTTGACTTCGACCTGCTCCGTCACACCGCTGGGCGAAGTGAAGAAGAAACCCTCGACGCGCTCGATACGCTTTTGCAACGGGGGATTCTGCGTGAGCAGAACGGGCGCTACGAATTCACTCACCCCCTCATCGCCGAAGTGCTCCGCAGCAACCTGAGCACCGCGCGGCAAAGTTTCCTGCATCGCCGCGCCGCCCAAGCCCTCGAACGGCGCTACGCGGGGCGTGTTGCGGGCATGGCGGGGCGCATCGCCGCCCACTACGCCCGCGCCGGACGCCCCGAAGAAGCCGCCGCCTGGTACGAAACCGCCGGGCGACACGCGTTTTCACTCGCGGCAGTCACCGAAGCCGTCACCTTCCTGCGCGAAGCCATGCGGCTGTCCCCAACACCCCAACGCGCTATCGCGCTGGGCATGGCGCTGGCGCACAGCGGCCGCCATGAAGAAGCCCACGCGCTGCTGGAACGCATCGTTGCCGAAGCCGAACAACGCGGCGACCAGCGCACCCTCGCCGAAGCCGCGCTCACCCTCGCCCAAATTCATCTCGGCATTGGCGGCGGCGACGCCATTTTGCACTGGGCGCAACGCGCCCTGCACGCCGGCATCCACGACGACCCGCTCATCCAAGCCCGCCTGCACTTCACCATCGGCGCGGCGCTCCTGCGGCTTTCCCCGTCGCTGGAACAAGCCGAACACCACCTGCGCCAGGCACTGACGCTTGCGGAAGAACAGAACGCGCTGGTGGTCGCCATTCAAGCCTTGTTTGAACTGGGCAATCTCTTCGCCGAACGGGGCGACTACGAGACCGCGCTGCACCACTACGAGCAGGTGCTGGAACGCGCCGAAGCGCTCGATTTGCGCTTCTACCAGGTGCTGGCGCTCAACAACCTCGCCTACCACCACGCGCTCAACGGCAATCTCAGCGCCGCGCAGGAAGCGCTGGAACGCGCCTTCGCGCTCGCTACCGCCCACTCCATCAGCGAACCCTTGCAATACCTGCACAGCACACGCGGCGAACTGGCGTTGCTGGCGGGCGACGTACAAGCCGCCCGCGAGGCGTTCCTCACCGCATTGGACGCGGCGCACGCCATCGGCAACCAACTGCACGAAGCCAACATCCACCTGCAACTGGGGCGGCTGCTGCTTGAACACGACCACGACGCCCAAACCGCCCTCGAACATTTCACGCAAGCGCGGGCGCTTCTCGGCGAGACGGTGGCGTTCCACTTCCAGCGGCTGCTCGAACTTTGGACGGCGCGCGCCCTGCTCGCCCTGGGCGACCATGAAAGCGCCGCCCGCCAGGTGGCGCATGTGCGCGCGCTCTTGCACGCCAGCGACCGCCGCCCCTTGCAGAGCCTGTTGGAATCCATTCAAACCCTGCTCCCCTGCCAACCATAA
- a CDS encoding GNAT family N-acetyltransferase codes for MADLARLFESYACCTGTPPPSSDDPNTQTFTAQDGDSCAALLARPHPDHPRHYEIVFYHAIGARADLLLRQLLQSTLPTLQADAAQIVTTFRPVRPTWDLRHWGFEPLDRLRMVRDLTTFNAPEPLVADEYFIAPLREAYVDDLVHPFITANAGTVEQHLFPISPERARTLLRTFAASAHADTDEVSFVVLHSGTPVGALLARRPMPERGDLWQIFVAPEHQGRGLGRALLLTALRALKAHGAREAEVESARHLPAYFLLRWLGFEEMETIPLRFWLRVMHT; via the coding sequence ATGGCTGATTTGGCGCGTTTATTTGAATCCTATGCGTGTTGTACCGGCACACCGCCGCCCTCATCTGATGACCCCAACACCCAAACCTTCACCGCCCAGGATGGCGATTCGTGCGCCGCGCTGCTGGCACGCCCACACCCCGACCATCCGCGCCACTACGAAATCGTCTTCTATCACGCCATTGGCGCACGCGCCGACCTGCTTCTGCGGCAACTCTTGCAGAGCACCCTGCCCACCCTGCAAGCCGACGCCGCGCAAATTGTCACCACGTTCCGCCCGGTACGCCCCACATGGGACCTGCGCCACTGGGGCTTTGAACCGCTCGACCGCCTGCGCATGGTGCGCGACCTGACAACGTTCAATGCCCCTGAACCGCTTGTCGCTGATGAGTATTTCATCGCACCGCTCCGCGAAGCCTACGTTGATGATTTGGTGCACCCCTTCATCACCGCCAACGCCGGCACTGTGGAACAACATCTCTTCCCCATCTCGCCGGAACGCGCCCGCACCCTGTTGCGCACGTTTGCCGCTTCGGCGCACGCCGACACCGACGAAGTGAGTTTCGTTGTCTTGCATTCCGGCACGCCTGTGGGGGCGCTCCTCGCACGCCGCCCCATGCCGGAACGGGGCGACCTGTGGCAAATCTTCGTCGCGCCCGAACATCAGGGGCGCGGCTTGGGGCGTGCGCTCCTGCTCACCGCCTTGCGAGCCCTCAAAGCGCACGGCGCCCGCGAAGCCGAAGTCGAATCGGCGCGGCATCTGCCAGCCTACTTCCTCTTGCGCTGGCTTGGTTTTGAAGAAATGGAGACCATTCCACTGCGTTTTTGGCTGCGAGTTATGCACACATGA
- the hutU gene encoding urocanate hydratase, with protein MTLKTRTVRAPRGPQRTAKGWIQEAAKRMLLNNLDPDVAEKPEELIVYGGRGKAARSWEDVERIIAVLDRLENDETLLVQSGRAVGVFRTHELAPRVIIANSNLVPKWATWEVFDELERLGLIMFGQMTAGSWIYIGTQGILQGTYETFLAAAKKHFGGSLKGTITVTAGLGGMGGAQPLAVTLNEGVAIVVEVDPHRIQRRIETNYLDTWTDNLDEALRLAEAAKREGRPLSIGLLGNAAAVLPEMVRRDFIPDLVTDQTSAHDPLYGYVPLLNEGEDPDTLRQRDPEGYKQRALASMAQHCAAIVEMQKRGAIAFDYGNNLRAFAKEGGFEDAFAYPGFVPAFIRDQFCEGRGPFRWAALSGNPEDIYKTDRALLELFPEDEGLRRWLTHGVTKFKFQGLPARICWLGYGERDKAGLLFNEMVRRGDLEAPIVIGRDHLDAGSVASPYRETEAMRDGSDAIADWPLLNFALNAVSGAGWVSFHHGGGVGMGYSLHAGQVSVADGTDEAAWRLERVLTNDPGTGVMRHAHAGYEKAKAVARERGVDLCGWEQE; from the coding sequence ATGACCCTCAAGACCCGCACTGTGCGTGCACCGCGTGGTCCTCAACGTACCGCCAAAGGGTGGATTCAAGAAGCCGCAAAGCGCATGTTGCTCAACAACCTCGACCCCGATGTTGCTGAAAAGCCCGAGGAGTTGATTGTGTACGGTGGGCGTGGCAAAGCCGCCCGCAGTTGGGAAGATGTGGAACGCATTATCGCCGTGCTCGACCGGCTCGAAAACGATGAAACCCTGCTGGTGCAATCAGGGCGCGCCGTGGGCGTGTTCCGCACACACGAATTGGCGCCGCGCGTCATTATCGCCAACTCCAACCTCGTGCCCAAGTGGGCGACGTGGGAAGTCTTCGACGAACTCGAACGCCTGGGGCTCATCATGTTCGGACAGATGACCGCGGGCAGTTGGATTTACATCGGCACCCAGGGCATTCTGCAAGGCACCTATGAAACGTTCCTGGCAGCCGCCAAAAAACACTTCGGCGGCTCGCTCAAAGGCACCATTACCGTCACCGCCGGTTTGGGGGGAATGGGCGGCGCGCAGCCGCTTGCCGTAACGCTCAACGAAGGCGTTGCCATTGTCGTGGAAGTGGACCCCCACCGCATTCAGCGCCGCATTGAAACGAACTACCTGGACACCTGGACCGACAATCTGGACGAAGCCTTGCGCCTGGCGGAAGCCGCCAAGCGCGAAGGGCGGCCGCTCTCCATTGGCTTGCTGGGCAACGCCGCGGCGGTTCTGCCCGAAATGGTGCGCCGCGACTTCATTCCCGACCTGGTGACCGACCAGACCAGCGCCCACGACCCGCTTTACGGCTATGTGCCCCTGCTGAACGAGGGTGAAGACCCCGACACCCTGCGCCAACGCGACCCCGAAGGCTACAAACAGCGCGCGCTCGCCTCGATGGCGCAACATTGTGCCGCTATTGTTGAAATGCAGAAACGCGGCGCGATTGCGTTCGACTACGGCAACAACCTGCGCGCTTTCGCCAAGGAAGGCGGTTTTGAAGACGCTTTCGCCTACCCTGGCTTTGTGCCCGCCTTCATCCGCGACCAATTTTGTGAAGGGCGCGGTCCTTTCCGCTGGGCGGCGCTTTCCGGCAACCCCGAAGACATTTACAAAACCGACCGCGCGTTGCTCGAACTCTTCCCCGAAGATGAAGGCTTGCGCCGCTGGCTGACGCATGGCGTCACCAAATTCAAGTTCCAGGGGTTGCCCGCCCGCATTTGCTGGCTGGGCTACGGAGAGCGCGACAAAGCCGGCTTGCTCTTCAACGAAATGGTACGCCGCGGCGACCTTGAAGCCCCCATTGTCATCGGGCGCGACCACCTGGACGCGGGCAGTGTCGCCAGCCCCTACCGCGAAACCGAGGCGATGCGCGACGGTTCGGACGCCATCGCCGACTGGCCCTTGCTCAACTTCGCGCTGAACGCTGTCTCGGGCGCCGGCTGGGTCAGTTTCCACCACGGCGGTGGCGTGGGGATGGGCTACTCCCTGCATGCGGGGCAGGTCAGTGTTGCTGATGGGACGGACGAAGCCGCGTGGCGGCTGGAACGTGTGCTCACCAACGACCCCGGCACCGGGGTGATGCGGCATGCGCACGCAGGCTACGAGAAAGCCAAAGCGGTGGCGCGCGAGCGGGGCGTTGATTTGTGCGGTTGGGAGCAAGAATAA
- a CDS encoding GMC family oxidoreductase, with protein MLDTNTVYDYVIIGSGFGGSVSAMRLAEKGYSVLVIEKGKRWHDDEFARTNWNVRKYIWAPRLGAYGILQISLLQGVMVLHGVGVGGGSLGYAAVLEIPTDETFATPAWNEPLPWGEILRPHYETARRMLGVARNPRLWPADEALRTIAERRGLGHTFRATDVGVFFGEPGKTVRDPFFGGEGPARTGCIHCGGCMVGCRFNAKNTLPKNYLYFAEKYGARILSEREVIDIRPLQSERDGARYEVVYRPSLGWWRRPIERVRARNVIVAAGVMGTMRLLLTLRDVKKSLRALSPRLGERIRTNSEALLGSGSRRRDVDYSRGVSITSITNIDDITRVEPVRYPDGSSLMRFLSAPLVDMNAGIPERLRYSLKWYLRHPRLTLDMYVMPGWARRSTILLVMQHADNRMRFRIGRSPFTLFRRGLVAEQEPGYEIPAQIPGSHELAREFAALTEGEALGNVGENLLNLPTTAHILGGAPIGATAMEGVVNERFEVHNYPGLYIIDGSIMPANPGVNPSLTITALAEYAMSHIPPAP; from the coding sequence ATGCTCGACACAAATACCGTGTACGATTACGTCATCATCGGTTCCGGCTTTGGCGGCTCCGTCTCCGCCATGCGCCTCGCCGAAAAAGGGTATTCGGTGCTAGTCATCGAAAAAGGCAAGCGCTGGCACGATGACGAATTCGCCCGCACCAACTGGAATGTGCGCAAGTACATTTGGGCGCCGCGTCTGGGCGCGTATGGCATTTTGCAAATCAGCCTGCTGCAAGGCGTCATGGTTCTGCATGGTGTCGGCGTCGGCGGCGGGAGTTTGGGCTACGCCGCGGTGCTCGAAATCCCCACCGACGAGACCTTTGCCACCCCCGCCTGGAACGAGCCGCTTCCCTGGGGCGAAATTCTGCGCCCGCACTACGAAACCGCACGGCGCATGTTGGGGGTCGCCCGCAACCCACGCCTTTGGCCTGCGGATGAGGCGTTGCGCACCATCGCCGAACGGCGCGGGTTGGGGCATACGTTCCGCGCCACCGATGTGGGGGTCTTTTTCGGCGAGCCGGGCAAAACCGTGCGCGACCCCTTCTTTGGCGGCGAAGGACCCGCACGCACGGGGTGTATTCACTGTGGGGGGTGCATGGTCGGCTGCCGCTTCAACGCCAAAAACACCCTGCCCAAAAACTACCTTTACTTTGCCGAGAAATACGGGGCGCGCATTCTCTCGGAGCGCGAAGTGATTGACATTCGCCCCCTGCAAAGCGAGCGCGACGGCGCACGCTACGAGGTGGTCTATCGCCCTTCGCTGGGGTGGTGGCGACGCCCCATTGAACGGGTACGCGCCCGCAATGTGATTGTCGCGGCGGGCGTCATGGGGACGATGCGTTTGTTGCTCACCTTGCGCGATGTGAAGAAATCCTTGCGCGCGCTCTCGCCGCGGCTGGGGGAACGCATTCGGACGAACAGCGAAGCCCTCTTGGGGTCGGGTTCACGACGGCGCGATGTGGACTATTCGCGCGGTGTTTCGATTACTTCCATCACGAACATTGACGATATCACACGGGTTGAGCCGGTGCGCTATCCCGACGGTTCGTCGCTGATGCGGTTTTTGAGCGCCCCGCTGGTGGATATGAACGCCGGCATTCCCGAACGCTTGCGCTACTCGCTGAAATGGTATTTGCGCCATCCACGCCTCACACTCGATATGTACGTCATGCCGGGCTGGGCACGGCGCAGCACCATTCTGCTGGTGATGCAACACGCCGACAACCGCATGCGTTTCCGCATTGGGCGCAGCCCGTTCACCCTTTTCCGGCGCGGTCTGGTCGCCGAACAAGAGCCGGGCTATGAAATTCCGGCGCAAATTCCCGGCTCGCACGAACTGGCACGCGAATTTGCCGCCCTGACGGAGGGGGAAGCCCTGGGGAACGTGGGCGAAAACTTGTTGAATTTGCCCACAACGGCGCACATCTTGGGGGGCGCGCCCATTGGCGCCACCGCGATGGAAGGTGTGGTCAACGAGCGCTTCGAGGTACACAACTATCCGGGGCTTTACATCATTGACGGCTCAATTATGCCCGCCAATCCCGGCGTCAACCCCAGTTTGACCATCACAGCACTGGCGGAATACGCCATGTCGCACATCCCACCCGCGCCCTGA
- the hutI gene encoding imidazolonepropionase has protein sequence MSITLFTNCAELATPLGGGLHRGALQGLLHLLPEASFAVQDGRLIWIGALRDWNGDHDRVVDLGGRAVIPAFVDSHTHAVWGGHRLDDFEARSQGKTYEEILAAGGGIYQTVRQTAVASEETLAALAKPRLAALLRSGAATIEVKSGYGLTTEAEMRLLRVIARLQDETPAALFPTLLIHVPPEEGREAYVQEVVEHLIPTVVREGLAHFVDVFIEREAFTVEEARRILEAAKAHGLGLKVHADQFHALGGVELAVELGALSVDHLEASGEAQIEALARGRTVATLLPGVSLHLGVPPAPGRRLVDANVPVAVATDLNPGSSPLFSMQMAAALAVRLNGLTPAEALTAATVNAAAALGLRDRGRLEEACRADFLVLASADWRDALYTLGAPDVIAQVWIGGELVEM, from the coding sequence ATGAGCATCACACTGTTTACGAACTGCGCTGAACTGGCTACACCGCTGGGGGGCGGTTTGCACCGCGGCGCGTTGCAAGGGTTGCTCCATCTCCTGCCTGAAGCGTCGTTTGCCGTGCAGGATGGGCGGCTCATCTGGATTGGCGCTCTACGCGACTGGAACGGCGACCACGACCGTGTGGTTGACCTGGGTGGACGCGCCGTCATTCCGGCGTTTGTGGATTCGCACACCCACGCTGTTTGGGGTGGGCATCGGCTGGATGATTTTGAGGCGCGTTCACAGGGCAAAACCTACGAGGAGATTTTGGCGGCGGGCGGCGGCATTTACCAGACGGTGCGCCAAACGGCGGTGGCGTCCGAAGAGACGTTGGCGGCGCTGGCGAAGCCGCGCCTGGCGGCGTTGTTGCGTTCCGGTGCGGCAACGATTGAGGTGAAGTCGGGCTATGGGTTGACGACGGAGGCCGAGATGCGCCTGTTGCGCGTCATCGCCCGCTTGCAAGATGAGACGCCCGCGGCGCTTTTCCCCACGTTGCTCATCCATGTGCCCCCTGAGGAAGGGCGTGAGGCCTACGTGCAAGAAGTTGTTGAGCATCTTATCCCCACGGTGGTGCGCGAAGGACTGGCGCATTTTGTTGATGTCTTTATCGAACGTGAAGCGTTCACCGTGGAAGAAGCCCGCCGTATCTTGGAAGCCGCCAAAGCGCACGGATTGGGGCTGAAAGTCCACGCCGACCAGTTTCATGCGCTGGGTGGTGTTGAACTGGCGGTGGAACTTGGGGCGCTCTCGGTTGACCATTTGGAAGCGTCGGGCGAGGCACAAATAGAAGCGCTGGCGCGTGGGCGCACAGTGGCAACGCTTTTGCCCGGTGTGAGCCTGCACCTGGGCGTGCCGCCTGCGCCGGGGCGGCGGCTTGTTGATGCCAATGTGCCCGTCGCCGTCGCCACCGACCTCAATCCGGGGTCAAGCCCGCTTTTTTCCATGCAAATGGCTGCCGCGCTTGCCGTGCGCCTGAATGGACTGACACCCGCCGAGGCGCTCACCGCTGCTACGGTCAATGCCGCTGCCGCGTTAGGCTTGCGCGACCGGGGGCGACTGGAAGAAGCCTGCCGCGCCGATTTTCTCGTGCTGGCAAGCGCCGATTGGCGCGACGCCCTCTACACGCTGGGCGCGCCGGACGTCATTGCGCAGGTCTGGATTGGGGGCGAACTGGTTGAGATGTGA
- the rplU gene encoding 50S ribosomal protein L21 yields MYAVIETGGKQYRVEEGATITVERLPVAEGEQVTFDRVLFVGGDEAKVGTPVVEGAKVIGTVLEHTKDKKKIIFRYRRKQRYRVKRGHRQPITRVKIESIEA; encoded by the coding sequence GTGTACGCAGTCATTGAAACGGGTGGAAAACAGTACCGCGTCGAAGAAGGCGCGACGATTACGGTGGAACGCCTCCCCGTAGCCGAAGGCGAACAAGTGACGTTCGACCGCGTCTTGTTCGTGGGTGGCGACGAGGCGAAGGTTGGCACGCCTGTGGTTGAAGGCGCGAAGGTGATTGGCACCGTTCTGGAACACACCAAGGACAAGAAGAAAATCATCTTCCGCTACCGCCGCAAGCAACGCTATCGCGTCAAGCGTGGGCATCGCCAGCCGATTACCCGTGTCAAAATCGAGAGTATCGAAGCCTAA
- the rpmA gene encoding 50S ribosomal protein L27 encodes MAHKKGGGSSKNGRDSISKRLGVKRYGGQFVKAGSILVRQRGTRIYPGKNVGLGNDYTLFSKIDGIVKYEYARGGKKLVSVYPREELAQ; translated from the coding sequence ATGGCTCACAAAAAAGGTGGTGGTTCGAGCAAGAACGGTCGCGATAGTATCAGCAAGCGGCTGGGCGTGAAGCGCTACGGCGGCCAGTTCGTGAAGGCGGGTTCGATTTTGGTGCGCCAACGCGGCACGCGCATTTACCCTGGTAAGAATGTGGGGCTGGGCAACGACTATACGTTGTTCAGCAAGATTGACGGTATCGTCAAATACGAATACGCTCGTGGCGGCAAGAAACTGGTGAGCGTGTATCCACGAGAGGAGTTGGCACAGTGA
- a CDS encoding arginase family protein, whose amino-acid sequence MLPFAGIATFFRAESHALDEEWHADAAFLGVPFDITVGYRPGARFAPRAIREASLRYALPPEGYYHPRHGYRLVGYHLVDAGDVDLPTLEPLLAFDRITAAARAVRQRATLPIFVGGDHSVSFPLLRAFDDVDDLHVVQIDAHLDFTDMRNETRYSNSSPFRRAVEVLPNLRHITTIGLRGVRFDREAVDAAVKRGHRLVFREDLFDADIETFLPEGKPVYLSFDVDALDPAIFPATSSPEADGLSFREAVCIIQATAARNRIVGVDFVEMTPYLDTSGSSALLAARLLVEIMLAVAASEQTP is encoded by the coding sequence ATGTTGCCCTTTGCCGGAATTGCGACCTTCTTCCGTGCAGAATCCCATGCACTGGATGAAGAATGGCACGCCGACGCCGCGTTTCTCGGCGTGCCGTTCGACATTACCGTCGGCTACCGCCCTGGGGCGCGTTTCGCCCCCCGCGCCATCCGTGAAGCCAGCCTGCGCTACGCCCTGCCGCCCGAAGGCTACTACCACCCACGCCATGGCTACCGCCTTGTCGGTTACCACCTCGTGGACGCGGGCGACGTTGACCTGCCCACACTCGAACCCTTGTTGGCGTTCGACCGTATCACCGCCGCCGCGCGCGCCGTGCGCCAACGCGCCACGCTGCCCATCTTTGTGGGCGGCGACCACAGCGTCAGTTTCCCACTCTTGCGCGCGTTCGACGACGTGGACGATTTGCACGTGGTGCAGATCGATGCGCATCTGGATTTCACCGACATGCGCAACGAGACGCGCTACTCCAATTCCAGCCCGTTTCGGCGGGCGGTGGAAGTCTTGCCCAATCTGCGCCACATTACCACCATTGGCTTGCGTGGCGTGCGCTTCGACCGTGAAGCGGTGGATGCCGCAGTCAAGCGTGGGCATCGCCTTGTCTTTCGCGAAGACCTGTTCGACGCCGACATTGAAACCTTCTTGCCGGAAGGGAAGCCTGTCTATCTGTCATTCGATGTTGACGCGCTCGACCCCGCCATCTTCCCCGCCACAAGTAGCCCGGAAGCGGACGGGTTGTCATTCCGCGAAGCCGTTTGTATCATTCAGGCAACCGCCGCCCGCAATCGCATTGTGGGGGTTGACTTCGTGGAGATGACGCCCTATCTCGACACCAGTGGAAGCAGTGCCTTGTTAGCGGCGCGTTTGCTGGTGGAAATCATGCTGGCGGTTGCCGCATCTGAACAGACGCCCTAA